A region of Rhinoraja longicauda isolate Sanriku21f chromosome 31, sRhiLon1.1, whole genome shotgun sequence DNA encodes the following proteins:
- the LOC144608548 gene encoding large ribosomal subunit protein uL29 — translation MAKIKARDLRGKKKEELLKQLDDLKVELSQLRVAKVTGGAASKLSKIRVVRKSIARVLTVINQTQKENLRKFYKGKKYKPLDLRPKKTRAMRRRLNKHEESLKTKKLQRKERLYPMRKYAVKA, via the exons ATG GCAAAGATCAAGGCACGAGATCTGCGCGGCAAAAAGAAGGAGGAACTCCTCAAGCAGCTGGATGATCTCAAGGTGGAACTGTCCCAGCTCCGCGTTGCCAAGGTAACAGGAGGAGCTGCATCAAAGCTTTCCAAGAT CCGTGTCGTGCGCAAGTCCATCGCCAGAGTCCTTACCGTCATCAATCAGACACAGAAGGAGAACTTGAGAAAATTCTACAAA GGCAAGAAGTACAAGCCTTTGGATCTGCGACCAAAGAAGACCCGAGCCATGCGCCGGCGACTAAACAAGCACGAGGAGAGTTTGAAGACGAAGAAACTGCAGAGGAAAGAGCGTCTGTACCCCATGCGCAAATACGCTGTGAAAGCTTAA
- the LOC144608547 gene encoding actin-related protein 2/3 complex subunit 5-like protein, protein MARNTLSNRFRKVDIDEYDENKFVDEQEEAAEQQGPDSGEVDGFIRQGDMLSAFHAALRNPPVNMKNQAVKERAQGIVLKVLTSFKSSEIEQAVKSLDRNGVDLLMKYIYKGFEKPTENSSAILLQWHEKVLAVGGIGCIVRVLTARKTV, encoded by the exons ATGGCGAGGAACACGCTCTCCAACCGGTTCCGCAAGGTCGACATCGACGAGTACGACGAGAACAAGTTCGTGGACGAGCAGGAGGAGGCGGCAGAGCAGCAGGGCCCCGACTCGGGCGAGGTGGACGGCTTCATCCGGCAA GGTGACATGCTTAGTGCGTTCCATGCAGCTTTAAGGAACCCTCCAGTTAACATGAAGAATCAAGCAGTCAAG GAGCGGGCACAGGGAATAGTTCTCAAAGTCCTCACATCCTTTAAAAGTAGTGAAATAGAACAGGCAGTTAAATCGTTAGATAGAAATGGCGTTGACCTTTTAATGAAGTACATTTATAAAGGCTTTGAAAAACCCACAGAAAACAGCAGTGCAATATTATTGCAGTGGCATGAAAAG GTATTAGCAGTGGGTGGAATAGGCTGCATAGTAAGAGTTCTCACTGCAAGAAAAACTGTTTGA